The following is a genomic window from Collimonas fungivorans Ter331.
AAAACAGGTGGTCAAGACTCCAGCAAGTGAAACCGTCAAAGATGTGATGAGTGAGACAGAACTGCCGATCATCATCGACCCAGCGCCGATTCCAGCGCCGCCGACGATCGTCCTGCCAGAATCGCCGGCACTGGAGAACCCACCTGAGCCAGCGAACCCGTTTGCCTATTCGGATATCAAGGACATCGTCCGGTTGCCGATGGGTTTTCAATGCCTGGTGAAATTTGAATGCCAGGACAGCTACCTGACGTTTCTGGCTACCGCCGACGATGTCGAGCCGCACGGACGTGCCATTTATACCGCATGCGAGTCCGGTCAACTGGGCGATGCGCCGCATTATTTTCCGACCGATGCTGAACTGTTGGAGGCCGTGCAGGAGCGTGCCAGCCGCGAGCTGCGTCGCGCCAACAGCGAAGTGACCAAGTACCAGGATCGCGTCGATATTGACGACGCCAGCGACGTCGATTTCGCCATGTTACGCGTCTGGAAAACCTACCGCGTCGGCCTCAATCGCTTGCCGGAGCAAGCGAATTATCCGAACCGTATCACCTGGCCGGTCGCACCCGACGCCACGGCTCTTTAATCCATCACCAATCAACAGGAGGCCAAATGGCAACTGATTACCACCATGGCGTGCGCGTCATCGAAATTAACGAGGGAACACGCCCAATCCGTACCGTCAGCACCGCCGTCATCGGTCTGGTCGCCACCGCCTCGGATGCTGACCCGGCCATCTTCCCACTGGACACGCCGGTATTGCTGACCAACGTGATCGCCGCCTTGGGTAAGGCGGGGACGAAGGGTACGTTGCGCCGGACGCTGGAAGCCATCGGGGCGCAAACCAAGCCATTTACGATTGTAGTGCGCGTGGCCGAAGGTGCGGACGAAGCGGAAACCACCTCCAACGTTATTGGCACAACCACCGCCAGCGGCAAATATACCGGCATCAAAGCCTTGCTGGCCGCCCAGAGCAAGCTTGGCATCAAGCCCCGCATACTGGGCGCGCCAGGGTTGGACACCAAGGCGGTG
Proteins encoded in this region:
- a CDS encoding tail fiber assembly protein gives rise to the protein MAKMKKQVVKTPASETVKDVMSETELPIIIDPAPIPAPPTIVLPESPALENPPEPANPFAYSDIKDIVRLPMGFQCLVKFECQDSYLTFLATADDVEPHGRAIYTACESGQLGDAPHYFPTDAELLEAVQERASRELRRANSEVTKYQDRVDIDDASDVDFAMLRVWKTYRVGLNRLPEQANYPNRITWPVAPDATAL